The nucleotide sequence ACAAAAACATAAGCAAAATACCATTTTTCGAAGATGAGCGTATGTATGTCAGTGCTTTTTTCCATATGGGAGAAGACGAAGAAATTGATGAATATTTACTGTATCGAGCAGGACAATTAAATGGTCGGGATAGCAAAGGGGGTCCTTATATTTCGAGTACAAATGAGGAGTATATCAAACGCTTTGTTGAGGAACATTGCTACGAAAGATGGGCACCAAAATTTCATATTATTACAACATTGCAAGGCCATATTCACCTATCATCCGTAGATGACAAAAGCATGTATAAGAATTTAAACAGCTTTCACTCAGTCTCTTACTACACACTGCTTATTCACTATTTTTATAAGCTGATGTTGTTAAAGCTCGTATTCGAACATAGTGAATTGAAATTTTCAAAAGATAAGGATATTGTAAAGGAGTTAATTGAACAGATTACGAAGTTTGCATCGAGGTATTATTTTACAGAGGTATCGGCACGTACAGAGGGGAAGGAAATCTCGCATTATTTCAGGAAAGTATTCCGTATTGACGGACTTTACCGCGAGACGAAAGAAACGCTTGAAGAACTATACCGTATCCAGGAAGACCGTTCAACAGACCGGTTAAATAAACTGATTTTTATTTTAACGATATTCAGTATGATTTCCGGTATATACGGAATGAACCTGGTCATTGAAATGCTGGCAGAGCCATTTAAAATTTCCGAAATTTTTAGTTTCACTTTCTTTGAATGGATCGCACTTATACTGATGGTTATCGGCTTATTGACGCTGGCACTGCTTATTTTAAACCAAGTTTATAAATATTCAATTAGCTATTACGGGAAAATAAACAGGCGACGACAACGATAAAAGGGATATGGGGTTAGTCGATTGACTGTTCCCGTATCCCTTTTTTATATTAACTAGACAAATAATGTAATCAGTTCCCCGTTACGCTCGACTTTCCAGTTTGAAGAAAGCATTCCGCGAATTTGCTGTTCAGTGATTGGATCGACTTGTAACGATTGCAGACCGTTCCCTTCAGGCAACAATTCGTACTGGTTATCGGATATTTGAAAACGCATGCGCAGCAAGTTTTTCAAACCATTGATCGTTACAA is from Solibacillus isronensis and encodes:
- a CDS encoding sugar phosphate isomerase; protein product: MNSLKTHYVFYYPFNYRQYDFEKLQHVLKRNKFYHFTIDEEEFNETLYGTDIKVSPQLLTQFFYPFMEEKLLNDEISVRNFNRYSKKIHCEGKMKTAFDEIPFTLLSADINLCPFGIGILALRIQLADDVDMNAALSFGHFFRVLRPKIEEELGTEIYYDNFVFNNTDELLLKKIAPFLENYFVDYSSIHKNISKIPFFEDERMYVSAFFHMGEDEEIDEYLLYRAGQLNGRDSKGGPYISSTNEEYIKRFVEEHCYERWAPKFHIITTLQGHIHLSSVDDKSMYKNLNSFHSVSYYTLLIHYFYKLMLLKLVFEHSELKFSKDKDIVKELIEQITKFASRYYFTEVSARTEGKEISHYFRKVFRIDGLYRETKETLEELYRIQEDRSTDRLNKLIFILTIFSMISGIYGMNLVIEMLAEPFKISEIFSFTFFEWIALILMVIGLLTLALLILNQVYKYSISYYGKINRRRQR